One stretch of Bacteroidota bacterium DNA includes these proteins:
- a CDS encoding T9SS type A sorting domain-containing protein, which produces MKKLHYVSFMLACNILFHSFVMAQWDSLGAGLAQNVTINVLAGRSILLAGTSSAGIYGSTDNGNNWSALNTGLPANSDVKSITNFSSSTVASVWSNGVYRSTDNGQNWNSLNTGLTLLNCNSLYALGDFIFAGTEGSGIFRLDVTSESTITNGWSVKSTGLPASAKIRFISTKGTNLYAALNGKGVYKSTDYGENWAAINTGFAAADSFAQTIWAKSGTTQIYVGMFQVGSGGTGKMYRSDDDGSSWIALTGIGTNTNADPRCWEVVDTVVCVGSDAKYAGGVRSTNNKGTTWIDINTNNLNKYDVNSLFKFGNYLFAGTKNNGVWRRTVSTILPVELVSFDVRTVGNTNILYWKTATEINNYGFEIERHINNSWTNIGFTSGAGTSHSPKEYSYTDRTISTGKYSYRLKQIDRDGKYEYSQSVEVFVGQTPDIFTLKQNYPNPFNPTTTIEFQIPQNGFVTLKVYDVLGREAATLVHEQMNIGSYKTSFNGTGLASGVYFYRLQIGKFVEMKIMTLLK; this is translated from the coding sequence ATGAAAAAGTTACACTATGTCTCGTTTATGCTAGCCTGTAATATTTTATTTCATAGTTTTGTTATGGCGCAGTGGGATTCATTGGGAGCGGGGTTAGCTCAAAATGTGACCATAAACGTATTAGCGGGGAGAAGTATTCTTCTTGCCGGCACATCTTCTGCTGGAATTTATGGTTCAACAGATAACGGTAATAATTGGTCGGCATTGAATACTGGCTTACCGGCGAATTCTGATGTCAAATCAATTACAAATTTTTCCTCAAGCACAGTTGCAAGCGTCTGGAGCAATGGTGTTTATCGATCCACCGATAATGGTCAAAATTGGAATTCTCTTAATACCGGTTTAACTCTTTTAAATTGTAATTCTCTCTATGCACTTGGTGATTTCATCTTTGCCGGGACGGAAGGTTCCGGTATTTTTCGATTAGATGTTACAAGTGAAAGTACAATCACGAATGGATGGAGTGTAAAAAGTACCGGATTGCCTGCAAGTGCCAAAATACGATTCATCAGTACGAAAGGAACAAACCTTTATGCTGCTTTAAACGGAAAAGGCGTTTATAAGTCAACCGATTACGGTGAAAATTGGGCAGCAATAAATACTGGATTTGCTGCAGCCGATTCCTTTGCTCAAACAATTTGGGCAAAATCCGGCACGACACAAATATATGTAGGAATGTTTCAAGTAGGCTCGGGTGGAACTGGTAAAATGTATCGCTCAGATGATGATGGAAGTTCCTGGATTGCCTTGACTGGTATTGGAACAAATACAAATGCAGATCCACGATGTTGGGAAGTCGTTGACACTGTTGTGTGTGTTGGATCTGATGCAAAATATGCAGGTGGAGTTCGAAGCACAAACAATAAAGGAACTACTTGGATTGATATTAATACGAACAATCTTAATAAATATGATGTAAATTCTCTTTTTAAGTTTGGAAATTATTTGTTTGCAGGAACAAAAAACAACGGTGTTTGGCGTAGGACAGTATCAACGATTCTTCCCGTTGAACTTGTTTCTTTTGATGTCCGCACTGTCGGTAATACAAATATACTTTATTGGAAAACGGCAACGGAAATCAATAATTATGGTTTTGAAATTGAGCGGCATATCAATAACTCGTGGACCAACATTGGTTTTACTAGCGGGGCGGGAACATCTCATTCTCCTAAAGAATATTCATATACCGATCGAACTATTTCAACAGGAAAATATTCGTATCGTTTGAAACAAATCGATCGTGATGGAAAATATGAATATTCACAATCTGTCGAAGTATTCGTTGGACAAACACCCGACATATTCACGCTCAAACAAAATTATCCTAATCCGTTCAATCCCACGACAACTATTGAATTTCAAATTCCACAGAATGGATTTGTCACATTAAAAGTGTATGATGTTTTAGGTAGGGAAGCCGCCACACTCGTGCATGAGCAAATGAATATCGGGTCTTATAAAACGTCATTCAACGGAACAGGCTTAGCAAGCGGAGTGTATTTCTACCGATTACAAATTGGAAAATTTGTGGAAATGAAAATAATGACTTTGCTGAAATAA
- a CDS encoding heavy metal-associated domain-containing protein → MKKYIVLITVVFALSVFAKDKTKTISLSISGMTCQSCASTVEKALKGVSGVTKAKVDLNDKKATVTYASAKTSTSSLIKAVVDAGFDAHEGKAGSKTELKKQSKSDGEECEDDCCGDEGDSHSKSMKTKKSETKKS, encoded by the coding sequence ATGAAAAAATATATCGTACTGATCACCGTTGTATTTGCTCTTTCGGTTTTTGCAAAGGATAAAACAAAAACCATCTCCCTTTCTATCTCAGGAATGACTTGCCAATCGTGCGCTAGCACAGTTGAAAAAGCATTAAAAGGAGTAAGCGGGGTTACCAAAGCAAAAGTTGATTTGAACGACAAAAAGGCAACTGTAACGTACGCCAGCGCTAAGACATCCACTTCTTCGTTAATTAAAGCTGTTGTTGATGCGGGATTTGATGCACATGAAGGAAAAGCAGGGTCAAAAACCGAATTGAAAAAACAGTCGAAATCGGATGGTGAGGAATGCGAAGATGACTGCTGTGGTGACGAGGGCGACAGTCATTCAAAATCCATGAAGACAAAAAAGTCAGAAACAAAAAAATCATGA